One Ascaphus truei isolate aAscTru1 chromosome 9, aAscTru1.hap1, whole genome shotgun sequence genomic region harbors:
- the CCDC198 gene encoding factor associated with metabolism and energy, with product MGLNASKCNHKVRKVTPLESKDVYVSPANEQNSFSFGPLDHRSPTCERYLPPLRETLYGRGSPVPRPFSFDVPLENGDTSSIIKGHPPRRLQKLEPIVLPTTLTARTIISTQDAATSRKGKELERKGPSAKHTSARRQHIHKMQMLEINRKREEMNQLQSQAELKRSIHREAQINKHKTRDFKAKRVRENGMKSHEDEDLLAVEHDETFNVGHVDSWHWKIPEPGNTPEHHLQKNSKLEMWFKEQHGGRETFGDSSSSESLDSWIRENGKSHRRPALIRTKAEKIPTFDEFFDRDF from the exons ATGGGTTTAAATGCCTCAAAATGTAATCATAAAGTGAGAAAAGTGACACCGCTTGAAAGTAAAGATGTGTATGTCTCACCGGCGAATGAACAGAACAGCTTCTCATTTGGACCACTGGATCACAGAAGTCCGACATGCGAAAGATACCTCCCCCCGTTAAGAGAGACCCTATATGGAAGAGGCTCCCCAG TTCCCAGGCCCTTTTCTTTCGACGTCCCACTGGAGAACGGAGACACAAGTAGTATTATTAAAGGGCACCCGCCGCGAAGACTCCAA AAGCTTGAGCCTATCGTACTGCCGACCACACTGACTGCTAGAACTATCATCAGTACACAAGACGCAGCTACTTCAAGGAAAGGAAAG GAGCTGGAAAGAAAAGGGCCGTCAGCCAAACACACTTCCGCAAGACGCCAGCATATACACAAGATGCAAATGCTAGAAATTAATCGCAAGCGCGAAGag ATGAATCAGTTGCAGTCGCAGGCGGAATTGAAGAGAAGCATCCACCGGGAGGCACAGATCAATAAACACAAAACGCGGGATTTCAAGGCCAAGAGAGTGCGAGAAAATGGAATGAAAAGTCATGAAGACGAAGACTTGTTGGCCGTTGAACACGATGAAACTTTTAATGTCGGCCATG TGGACTCTTGGCATTGGAAAATTCCAGAGCCTGGTAACACACCTGAACACCACTTGCAGAAGAACAGCAAGCTGGAGATGTGGTTCAAGGAGCAGCATGGAGGCAGGGAGACGTTCGGCGACAGTTCAAGCAGCGAGTCACTGGACAGTTGGATCAGAGAGAATGGAAAGAGTCATCGTCGACCTGCTTTAATCAGAACGAAGGCGGAGAAAATCCCAACATTTGATGAGTTCTTTGATCGTGATTTCTAA